One Candidatus Alcyoniella australis genomic window, TCAGACTACCTTGGTCTGCAACTCCACGGACGGCGGCGACTCCAGTGTGCGCTTGACCGCGCACTGTTCGGCCGCGCGTACCAGGGCTTTATGGTATTTCTGCGGAAACTCCGCCGGCACTTGGATCTCGATCTTGACGTTGCTCAGGCTGTGGGTTTCCTCGTTAAAAGTATTGGTTTGCTTGATCCTCACGTTCTCGGTGTCGAGTCCGCGCATCTGGCAAAACCGCAACACGTAGTAACCCGCACAGGTGCCGATCGAGGCCAGGAAGCACAAATAGGGCGAGGGCCCCGCGCCCTCTCCGCCCTCGATTATCGACTGGTCGGTTGTGATGCTGTCCGAACCGTACTCAGCGGTAACCTTGCTGCCGCCGGGAAATGTGATGTTCAGTTCCATTGAGGTTCCTCCCAAATCTTTTGAGCGGATTGTATATTGCATTGGTCTTTCCTTACATGACCAAGATCAGATTCCACCACGCGCAGGCGGGCGTTTTCATTTGACACTCGCCGTTTGCTTGATGTAAACAGCCTTTGCCTCTGTAGCTCAGTGGATAGAGCAACTGCCTCCTAAGCAGTGGGCCGCAGGTTCAATTCCTGCCAGGGGCACCAGTATGTACTTTCAACCGCGGGTCGTGCACGATGGGATCAGCATGAAAATCGAGATCCTCGGATGCCGCGGCGACCTGGTGCCGGGAGCTGCTTGCCCCGGCTATCTATTGGACGATACAACATTGCTTGAGGCTGGAACCGTAACTTCGGTTCTCTCGCCGCAACGACTGAGGCGAATCGACCGGGTCGTACTCTCTCACATGCACGTGGATCACATCAAAGAACTGCCGTTCCTGATCGGCGCGGCCGTCAATTCCGCCCAGTCGCCGATCGAGGTCTGGTCCACGCCGGACAACCTGGAACTGCTCAGACGCCATCTGTTCAACTCCAGCCTCTGGCCCGACTTCACCAGGCTGCCCACGGTCTCGAACCCCGCGATGAAGATGAGAAAGCTCAGCACCAAGCGCGCCACTCGAGTCGGCGAATACTTACTGCGCGCATTGCCGGTCAACCATACCGTGCCGACCTATGGGATGTTCTTTGACAACGGCAAGCAGGTTCTGGGATACACCGCGGATACCGGACGCTGCCCGCAATTCTGGGATGCAGCGCTGCAATACGGCGATCGTCTGGCAGCGGTGATCGTCGAGGTGACGTTCTGCGATAAGCAGGCGGACCATGCCAAGGCCACGGGGCACATGACGCCCTCGCTGCTCAAATCCGAGGTGGAGCGGGTCGACCTGGATGTGCCGCTGATCGCGGTCCACCTCCGGCCCGAGAAAGTGACCGCCATCGAGCGGGAGCTGCGACGCCTCAAGCTTCCCGTACACATCTCCGAATCCGGAGACATCATACGGCTCTAATGATATGAGTTCGATTGCCCGACGTCGCAAAATTCTAGCTGCGTTGGGGATTGCATTCCTCGTAGCTATGGGTTGTTCGGTGCTGGCCGGCTATGCGATACGCGCGGACGCGGGGCTGCTCTCGCGGGTCGAGGGCGCGACTCTCGACATTCGATTCCGCATGCGCGGTCCGGTGGTGCCCGATCCGGAGATCGCAATCATCGCCATCGACCAGCGCAGCCTGGACACGGTGGGACGCTGGCCGTGGAGCCGCAGCGACCTGGCCCGGCTGGTTGACGCCATCGGGCAGGGCAACTCGGCCAAGCCCAAGGCGATCGTGCTCGACATTGCCTTTCCCCAGGTGGAGCAAGCTCATTACCAACTGGTCGAGCAGAAGACCCTGAGCCAGCATCTGCCGTTCATGTTGATCGACGCCGGCCAGCTGCGCGATCCCGACCTCGATCTGGCGCAGGCTATCCAGCGCTCGGGTAGGGTCGTGCTTTCCTCGTTCTTTCTGACTTCCACGCCCGGAGGCCAGCGGCTCGATCCCGGTCGTCTGGCATCGAGCTTCTCGATTCCGATTCTGATCGGCGAGCTGGGCGACAACATCCACTCGTTCGTGCGCAGCGCCAAGGGAGCCGAGCCGAACATCGAGCAGCTCCAGAGCGTCGCCGCTGCGACCGGCTTCTTCAACATCTTTCCCGATCCAGACGGGATCATGCGCCACAAGGACATGATCCTGCTCTACGGCGACGACCTCTACCCCAGCCTTGAGATCAGCGCCCTGCGCGTGGCCATGGGCCTGACGCGCGACGACCTGGCCTGCCGTCTGGCGAGCTACGGAATTGACTACGTTGCAGTGGGCGAACAACGAATCCATACCGACGAACAGGGCCGGATCATGCTCAACTACCGCGGCCCGGCCGGGACGTTCCAGACCTACTCGGCGGTCGACGTAATCAGCGGCAAAATCGACTCGGTGGAGTTCGCCAATCGGATAGTGTTCGTCGGCGTTACCGCACTGGGCAATTTCGACGTGGCGATCACGCCATTCGCACCACAAGGCTTCCCCGGCGTCGAGGTCCACGCCACGGCCCTGGACAACATTAAAAATCAGCGGGCGCTGGTGCGTCCGGCATGGTACGTCTTATTTGACCTGTGCCTGATCTGGTCGTTGGCGATCATCGTCGCCATGGCCTTCGCCAGTCTGCGCCCCTGGTTGGCCGGCGCCACGGCCGTGACGCTGCTGGTAGTGCTGTGGCAGTTGGTCGGCTGGCTGTTTAATACCCGTAACTACGTGCTGTCGCTGACAGTGCCGCTGATCTCGCTGGTCACTACGCTGATCCTGGTCGCGCTCTACAGGCTGCTGTTCGAGGTCCGGTTGCAGACCAAGATGAAACGCGCCCTGGCGCCTTACGTGCCGTTGCCCGTGGCCCAACGCATTGCAGCGGACCCCGACCGCGCCCGGCTGCAAGGCGCTCGGCGCGAGATAACCGTGCTGTTTGTGGACATCCGCTCGTTCAGCAAGCTCTCGGCCCAGGTGAGTCCGGAGAAAATGGTCGAGTTCCTAAGCGAGTTCGCCCACGAGGTCTCCGAAGCGGTTTTCGACAATCAGGGATTGCTCGACAAATTCATCGGCGACGGCGCAATGGCTTTCTGGGGCGCGCCGCTGATCAGTGATGACCATGTGGACTGCGCGATCAACTGCGCCAAAGACATCCAGCAGCGCATCACGCAGCTGGCAAAGCGGCACGCGCAGGACGAGTTCGGCCGCACCACGGTCGGCGTGGGAATCGCCACAGGCGAGGCGGTTGTCGGCGCTTTGGGTTCAATGCGCAGGTTGGATTACACGGCGGTGGGCGAGGTGGTCAACTTGGCGCAACGTCTGGAGAAACTCAATAAAAAGCTTGGCAGCAGGGTGTTGCTGAGCAAGGCCTCATCGCAAAAAGCCGGACCCCAGTGGAACATCGAATCGCTGGGCGCGCACCAACTGATCGAGGGCAGCGAGCCGATCGATGTGTACGAATTGCCCCTTGAAGATAAGTAATTTATTATTTTCCTTGACATTAAGAGAAAATAACTCTAAGAATAAATAGTTACGTACTACAGACCACTAACCGCCATTGTTGATGGGGATGCGGTATGAATAAATCGGACTTGGTAGAGGTACTTGCCAAACGAACGGGAATTACTTTGAAAAAGGCCCAAGAGGTCGTGGATAAGGTCTTCGAGGCGATGACCGACACACTCGAACAGGGAGAAAGGATCGAAATCCGTGGTTTCGGTTCGTTCTCGGTCAAAGAGTACAAGCCGTATACCGGACGCAATCCCAAGACCAAAGAATCGATCCACGTACCGCCCAAGCGCCTGCCTTACTTCAAAGTAGGCAAAGAGCTGAAAAAGAGGGTCGACCTCCACGGCTGAGGCGGTCGCCCGAACAGCTGAATCGATTTCGTCCTGCAGGGCTATTCGTTTGGGCGCAGTATTTCGTCTATAATCCACCAATGCTAACCACATCAGGAGAAGTGTAGGTGAAGATACACGAGTTCCAGGCCAAGCAGTTGCTGAACTCGGCCGGAGTACCGGTTCCGGTCTCGTATACTGCAACCAATCCCTGGCAGGCGCGGTATGTGGCCGAACTTCTCCACGCTTCGGCCTTTGTAGTCAAGGCGCAGATCCATGCCGGAGGCCGCGGCAAAGGCGGTGGCGTCGCGGTGGTCCAAAGTTTGGACGAGGTCTATCAAGCGTCCGAACGGATTCTGGGAATGACCTTGGTGACCAAGCAGACCGGACCCGAGGGACGACTGGTGCGCACGGTGTTGATCGAGCCCGCGGCGCAAATCGCCAGGGAACTGTACTTTGCCGTGTTGATCGACCGCTCGTCGCGCTGCCTGACCTTGATGGCCAGCGAGGCCGGCGGAATGGAGATCGAACAGGTAGCGGAGCAGCGCCCCGAGGCAATTGTTAAAATCGCGATCGATCCGCTGGTCGGCGTGTCCGCGCGGCACGGCAGGGCGTTGGCCCAGGGACTGGGGATCGAGCACAAAGGATTAATTCGACAGTTCACAAAACTGGCGATCGATTGCTGCAACTGCTTTATCAACAACGACCTATCGTTACTCGAGATCAACCCGCTGGCGATCACGCAATCCGACGAGCTGCTCGCCGTGGACGCCAAAATGACGATCGACGACAATGCGATGTTTCGCCACCCCGAACTGGCAGAGCTACGCGACTTCAACGAGGAGCAGCCCCTCGAGATCCTCTCGTCGCGCTACGGCGTGGACTACGTTAAGCTCGACGGCGACATCGGCTGCATGGTCAACGGCGCGGGCCTAGCAATGGCCACAATGGATCTGATCATGGCCTCGGGCGCGATGCCCGCGAACTTCCTTGACATCAAGGGCGGGGCCGACGTTGCCAACGTTGTCAACGCTTTTGAGCTGCTGAACTCCGATCCCAACGTCAGGGCGGTGTTGATCAATATCTTCGGCGGAATAGTACGTTGCGACATGGTCGCCGAAGGGATCCTCAAGGCAATGCAAAGCGTCAAGGTCGAGGTGCCGATCGTGGTGCGGATCGAGGGGACCAACGCCGACCTCGGAGCCAAGATGCTCGCGGATTCGCCCTACGGTTTCATTTCCGCGAAGGGCCTGTCCGACGCAGCACGCAAGGTCGTGGCCGCCCGGGGAGACGCCTGATGAGCATTTTAGTCAACGACAAAACGCGGGTGGTGGTCCAAGGGATCACCGGCAAGACCGGACAGTTCCACACCAGGCAGTGCCTGGAATACGGCACCAAGATCGTCGCCGGAGTGACTCCGGGCAAGGGCGGGATGGATTTCGAAGGCGTGCCGATTTACAACGGCGTTGCGCAGGCGGTGAGAGAGCAGGGCGCCGACGCCTCGCTGGTGTTCGTGCCTCCGGCACTGGCGGCCGACGCATGCATGGAGGCCGTTGAGGCCGGAATTAAAGTCCTGGTGCTGATCACCGAGGGCATTCCGACATTGGACATGCTCAAACTGGTGCGTTACGCCAGGCTCAAGGGATGCAGCCTAATTGGACCCAATTGTCCGGGGATCATCACCCCCGGCGAATGTAAAATCGGGATCATGCCCGGACAGATTCATCGGCCGGGCAACGTCGGCGTGATCTCGCGCTCCGGGACCCTGACCTACGAGGCCGTGGCGCAACTCAGCGCATTGCAGATCGGCCAGAGCACCTGCATCGGCATTGGCGGCGATCCGGTGGTCGGAATGAACTTCGTCGACTGTCTTGAGCTGTTCAACGCAGACCCCAATACCCAAGCCGTGGTATTGATCGGCGAGATCGGCGGAAGCGCCGAGGAAGAGGCCGCCGCCTACATCTCACAGAACTTTGATCGTCCGGTGGTGTCTTTTATAGCTGGGTTGACCGCACCCGAAGGCAAGCGCATGGGACACGCCGGTGCGATCATCTCCGGCGGCAAGGGCACGGCCGAAGAAAAGCTTGGGGCGCTGGCAGCAGCGGGCGTCACGGTAGTGCGTGACCCCTCTGCTATCGGACACGCCACTGCGGAGGTAATCCGGCGCTGATGAAGCGCGTTGCAATTTTTATCGCACTGCTGGCGCTGCTGTGCGCCGCCTCACCGGCAATGGCCATGGACGAACAGGCGAGCCGGCGGATTATCGTGCGCGCCATCGAGCTCTCCCCGGTCCAAATCCAACGGCTGTTCCAGGGACGCGAGCAGCTGATCCCCCAGGCGATACAACAGTCGACTGCGATTGCCGTTGATGCGCAATTCGATCCCAACGACCTGTTCGACATGGCGACGATCCACGCCGACCTGTCCGACGATGCGAGCATCGAGGCCACCCTGCGCGAGCTGATCGAACTCACCGGCATGTTGTACGCAACGGTGAATCATCAGCACAACGAGCGCTACGACAGCCTGTTCGCTCAGGCGGCCCCGACATATCCGATCCGTTTCGACGGCTACCATACTTTCAACGACTACACGCTGATTATCGAAAAGACCGAGTCCTTTCTGCGCGTGCACGACAGCGCGGTTCAGGCCTACCTGGAGTCGCCCGAGCGCGGCGGCGGCGAGCAGGCCGCGCAATCGGCGTGCGTGATCCAAAACGCCCTTGCCAACATCACCGCCGATCTGTGGGTCACCGTGCTGCTGCCGCTGATCGACCAGCTTGACGCGCCGCTTCAGACCGGAACGATCGTCAAGGGCAGGCGGCCGCCCGTGCAAATACCCGACGTGGAACTTTACCTGCCCAAGGGTATTGATCCGTCCGTCGCGACCGCCCCTAACCGCGACCTGCCGATCTACCTCGAAGTCACGAACTACGGCACGTCCGTGGCAGCCGATTACAGCGGTCCCACAATTACCATTGACGAAGAGGGGCTGGTGATCACGGTCGAGCGCTTAGCCCCTGAACAGGCTCTACAGCAGGCGGCACAGGCACGCCGCGAGGCCGCCCTGGGTCTGGGGCAATCGACGTCAGCGGCCAATGCCACTGGCGTGCAGGTCGAACAGCGCATTGAGCAGCAACGCGCCCTGGATCAGGCGGCACAGGCACGCCGCGAGGCTGCGATCAGTGTTGGAAAAAGCCCCGCTCCCACAGCGGGGCTGATCGGCACTCGGATCTCCCGCGAGCTAGAAAACCGAAGCGCGTTAATGCGAGCCCAGCGGATCAGAACCGCGGCCGCCTTGGCGCTTGACCGCGGCAAGGGCAGCGCTGTTCAAGCGCTGGCCGCCGCTGTCCTGGTTCGCCGCAATACGCAGATCGAAGCCGGGCGCGAGCTGAGGCTGCAAAGCATCGCCTTGCACAAGGGCGAGATCAGCGGCGTAAGCTCGACGATCGAGGGCATCTCCAACAGCATGACCTTGGAGGTCAGGATCAGCGGCAGCGAGGTGCAGTCGGTACAGATCGATGAATCCAAGCTGGCCCACGTGCGCGGCGTGCAACCCGACGTTGACGCCGGGAACAACGATCTGTTCAGCGTGCTCGAGTCAATGGACATCGGCACCTTGGTCAACGCAGACAATCAGCGCCAGCTTAAGCAGGGTGAAAACGGCGACGCCGAAGCCGAGCAATCAGATATCGACCCAGGACTGCGATTGGACGCCGATGCGCCGAACATCGGCGAAGAGAAATCGATGCTCACCGTGTCCAGCGGCTCGCTCAGCGTCGATCGCGGGGCGCAGCAGGGCACGTTCGACGCCCAGGCCGTTTCACAGATCTTGGCCGATAATCACCGCGGATTCAGCTATTGCTACGAGACGCAGCTCAAGCACTCTCCCAATCTATCGGGGAAAATAGCAGTGGAATTCACCATCGGCCTTGACGGTCGCGTGGACCGCGCCGTTGTGCTCGACGATGAGAGCGACCTCAAGGACAGCGCTGTGCAGAATTGCATCCTCGAGCGCTTCAAACGACTGAAATTCCCCCCGCCGGTAGGCGGCGAGGTTACGGTCAAGTACCCGCTGATCTTTGCGCCGTCTTTTTCATTTTAGACAGCTCTAGCCCGAATCATTCGTGAAACTTCTATTGCGATGCAAAGCGCAACGCTGAGTTCCATGCCTGATGGATAGATGGCTTTACTGGGACTCGGGCTGCTGCTCTACAGGCTCGGGCGTTTGCGCGTCCGCGGCAGGATCGACAGGCTCGGGCTCGGGCAGTTCTGCGGGCACCAAGGTGCGGTCCTTATCGACTGTTACCTGGTCGGAGTTGGTCAGCAGCTCGAACTCCTCGGGCGACAACAGCTCGAGCAGCGCGATGTAGGTCGGATTGTCCTCAGTGCCGGACTGCACTGTAAATCCGATTTCGCGATCCTCGGTAAAAAAGATCAACCGCAGCAGTGCGCCGCTGGCCGGATCCTGTAGGTGTTGGATGAACGTGGGCATTAAATCGGGAAAATTGATCGCAGCGCGGATCGACTCGCGATCGAACAGAGTTTGAAAACTCTCGGGCGTCATCTTGTAGACGATGGTCGAACCCAAGGTGTTTTCGGTGCTCACGCGATCAAAGGGGTAACCGTAACGCTGGTAGGTGGCCCAGGCAGCGGGGGTCAGCACGTTCTGCAGGCTCTCCGGCGAATGCATGTTTACCGGCTGGGCAGTCAGGA contains:
- the sucC gene encoding ADP-forming succinate--CoA ligase subunit beta, with the translated sequence MKIHEFQAKQLLNSAGVPVPVSYTATNPWQARYVAELLHASAFVVKAQIHAGGRGKGGGVAVVQSLDEVYQASERILGMTLVTKQTGPEGRLVRTVLIEPAAQIARELYFAVLIDRSSRCLTLMASEAGGMEIEQVAEQRPEAIVKIAIDPLVGVSARHGRALAQGLGIEHKGLIRQFTKLAIDCCNCFINNDLSLLEINPLAITQSDELLAVDAKMTIDDNAMFRHPELAELRDFNEEQPLEILSSRYGVDYVKLDGDIGCMVNGAGLAMATMDLIMASGAMPANFLDIKGGADVANVVNAFELLNSDPNVRAVLINIFGGIVRCDMVAEGILKAMQSVKVEVPIVVRIEGTNADLGAKMLADSPYGFISAKGLSDAARKVVAARGDA
- a CDS encoding 3',5'-cyclic-nucleotide phosphodiesterase yields the protein MYFQPRVVHDGISMKIEILGCRGDLVPGAACPGYLLDDTTLLEAGTVTSVLSPQRLRRIDRVVLSHMHVDHIKELPFLIGAAVNSAQSPIEVWSTPDNLELLRRHLFNSSLWPDFTRLPTVSNPAMKMRKLSTKRATRVGEYLLRALPVNHTVPTYGMFFDNGKQVLGYTADTGRCPQFWDAALQYGDRLAAVIVEVTFCDKQADHAKATGHMTPSLLKSEVERVDLDVPLIAVHLRPEKVTAIERELRRLKLPVHISESGDIIRL
- the sucD gene encoding succinate--CoA ligase subunit alpha, which encodes MSILVNDKTRVVVQGITGKTGQFHTRQCLEYGTKIVAGVTPGKGGMDFEGVPIYNGVAQAVREQGADASLVFVPPALAADACMEAVEAGIKVLVLITEGIPTLDMLKLVRYARLKGCSLIGPNCPGIITPGECKIGIMPGQIHRPGNVGVISRSGTLTYEAVAQLSALQIGQSTCIGIGGDPVVGMNFVDCLELFNADPNTQAVVLIGEIGGSAEEEAAAYISQNFDRPVVSFIAGLTAPEGKRMGHAGAIISGGKGTAEEKLGALAAAGVTVVRDPSAIGHATAEVIRR
- a CDS encoding OsmC family protein, producing the protein MELNITFPGGSKVTAEYGSDSITTDQSIIEGGEGAGPSPYLCFLASIGTCAGYYVLRFCQMRGLDTENVRIKQTNTFNEETHSLSNVKIEIQVPAEFPQKYHKALVRAAEQCAVKRTLESPPSVELQTKVV
- a CDS encoding adenylate/guanylate cyclase domain-containing protein, which codes for MGCSVLAGYAIRADAGLLSRVEGATLDIRFRMRGPVVPDPEIAIIAIDQRSLDTVGRWPWSRSDLARLVDAIGQGNSAKPKAIVLDIAFPQVEQAHYQLVEQKTLSQHLPFMLIDAGQLRDPDLDLAQAIQRSGRVVLSSFFLTSTPGGQRLDPGRLASSFSIPILIGELGDNIHSFVRSAKGAEPNIEQLQSVAAATGFFNIFPDPDGIMRHKDMILLYGDDLYPSLEISALRVAMGLTRDDLACRLASYGIDYVAVGEQRIHTDEQGRIMLNYRGPAGTFQTYSAVDVISGKIDSVEFANRIVFVGVTALGNFDVAITPFAPQGFPGVEVHATALDNIKNQRALVRPAWYVLFDLCLIWSLAIIVAMAFASLRPWLAGATAVTLLVVLWQLVGWLFNTRNYVLSLTVPLISLVTTLILVALYRLLFEVRLQTKMKRALAPYVPLPVAQRIAADPDRARLQGARREITVLFVDIRSFSKLSAQVSPEKMVEFLSEFAHEVSEAVFDNQGLLDKFIGDGAMAFWGAPLISDDHVDCAINCAKDIQQRITQLAKRHAQDEFGRTTVGVGIATGEAVVGALGSMRRLDYTAVGEVVNLAQRLEKLNKKLGSRVLLSKASSQKAGPQWNIESLGAHQLIEGSEPIDVYELPLEDK
- a CDS encoding AgmX/PglI C-terminal domain-containing protein; the protein is MKRVAIFIALLALLCAASPAMAMDEQASRRIIVRAIELSPVQIQRLFQGREQLIPQAIQQSTAIAVDAQFDPNDLFDMATIHADLSDDASIEATLRELIELTGMLYATVNHQHNERYDSLFAQAAPTYPIRFDGYHTFNDYTLIIEKTESFLRVHDSAVQAYLESPERGGGEQAAQSACVIQNALANITADLWVTVLLPLIDQLDAPLQTGTIVKGRRPPVQIPDVELYLPKGIDPSVATAPNRDLPIYLEVTNYGTSVAADYSGPTITIDEEGLVITVERLAPEQALQQAAQARREAALGLGQSTSAANATGVQVEQRIEQQRALDQAAQARREAAISVGKSPAPTAGLIGTRISRELENRSALMRAQRIRTAAALALDRGKGSAVQALAAAVLVRRNTQIEAGRELRLQSIALHKGEISGVSSTIEGISNSMTLEVRISGSEVQSVQIDESKLAHVRGVQPDVDAGNNDLFSVLESMDIGTLVNADNQRQLKQGENGDAEAEQSDIDPGLRLDADAPNIGEEKSMLTVSSGSLSVDRGAQQGTFDAQAVSQILADNHRGFSYCYETQLKHSPNLSGKIAVEFTIGLDGRVDRAVVLDDESDLKDSAVQNCILERFKRLKFPPPVGGEVTVKYPLIFAPSFSF
- a CDS encoding HU family DNA-binding protein, translated to MNKSDLVEVLAKRTGITLKKAQEVVDKVFEAMTDTLEQGERIEIRGFGSFSVKEYKPYTGRNPKTKESIHVPPKRLPYFKVGKELKKRVDLHG